In Deltaproteobacteria bacterium, the following are encoded in one genomic region:
- a CDS encoding DUF4105 domain-containing protein, with protein sequence MTTIRPSNDRTWLADVARTPHGELSGDRLTIHDLRNFDYRSETDFTERWETRTYDLSGLDRLDFFLSYWGSPKIAHTIVSWAFQDGQHLAVSIETRKEVGESYDALAGFFRQYELIREGITVPRRFDETDAGAVRR encoded by the coding sequence GAGCAACGACCGAACCTGGCTCGCCGACGTCGCGCGGACGCCGCACGGCGAGCTCAGCGGGGACCGGCTCACGATCCACGATCTCCGGAACTTCGACTACCGCTCCGAGACGGACTTCACGGAACGCTGGGAGACGCGCACGTACGATCTCTCGGGCCTCGACCGCCTCGACTTCTTCTTGTCGTACTGGGGCTCCCCGAAGATCGCCCACACCATCGTGAGCTGGGCTTTCCAGGACGGCCAGCACCTGGCCGTCTCGATCGAGACGCGCAAGGAGGTCGGCGAGTCCTACGACGCGCTCGCCGGCTTCTTCCGGCAGTACGAGCTCATCCGCGAGGGGATCACCGTGCCGCGGCGGTTCGACGAAACGGACGCCGGCGCGGTCCGACGGTAG
- a CDS encoding ABC transporter permease, translating to MEQASLTASRVDPDTVCVRVAGVWRLRRGLPPADAVAGVLDERVRRLVFDARDLAGWDSSLVTVLAQVLDGCRGRLEVERTGLPAGVQRLLALVEAVPEKQGARGGATRPAFLVRVGTAAIEATEQTRQFLAFLGEATRSFARFLRRHARYRRVDLVLEVQEAGARALPIVTLISFLVGLIMAFVGAVSLQQFGAGIYVANMVAVAMAREMGAMMTAIIMAGRTGSAYAAQLGTMNVSQEIDALTTMGIPPIDFLVLPRMLALSLMMPLLAIYADFIGILGGVVVGTTMLDLSATQYWEQTKGAITVADFTTGVGKSVVFGVLVALAGCMEGMRAGRSASAVGDAATRAAVRAIVYVIVADGIFAVVFHVLGI from the coding sequence GTGGAGCAGGCGTCGCTGACCGCGTCCCGCGTCGACCCAGACACGGTGTGTGTCCGGGTCGCAGGGGTCTGGCGATTGCGACGCGGCCTTCCGCCGGCCGACGCCGTCGCCGGCGTACTCGACGAGCGCGTCCGGCGCCTCGTCTTCGACGCGCGTGACCTCGCGGGCTGGGACAGCTCGCTCGTCACCGTGCTGGCGCAGGTGCTCGACGGCTGCCGGGGACGGCTCGAGGTCGAGCGCACGGGCCTCCCCGCGGGCGTCCAGCGCCTTCTCGCACTCGTCGAGGCCGTCCCGGAGAAGCAGGGCGCGCGCGGTGGGGCTACGCGCCCGGCGTTTCTCGTCCGGGTAGGAACCGCCGCCATCGAGGCGACCGAACAGACCCGGCAGTTCCTCGCCTTCCTGGGCGAGGCGACGCGCTCGTTCGCGCGCTTCCTCCGCCGGCACGCGCGCTATCGCCGGGTGGATCTCGTGCTCGAGGTCCAGGAGGCGGGCGCACGAGCACTGCCGATCGTCACGCTCATCAGCTTTCTCGTCGGGCTCATCATGGCGTTCGTCGGCGCCGTCTCGCTGCAGCAGTTCGGCGCGGGCATCTACGTCGCGAACATGGTCGCGGTGGCGATGGCACGCGAGATGGGCGCCATGATGACCGCGATCATCATGGCCGGCCGCACCGGGTCGGCGTACGCGGCGCAGCTCGGGACGATGAACGTGTCCCAGGAGATCGACGCCCTCACCACCATGGGCATTCCGCCGATCGACTTCCTCGTCCTGCCGCGCATGCTCGCGCTCTCGCTCATGATGCCGCTGCTCGCGATCTACGCCGACTTCATCGGAATCCTGGGCGGCGTGGTGGTCGGGACCACGATGCTCGACCTCAGCGCGACGCAGTACTGGGAGCAGACGAAGGGCGCGATCACCGTCGCGGATTTCACGACCGGCGTCGGCAAGAGCGTCGTATTCGGCGTGCTGGTGGCGCTCGCGGGCTGCATGGAGGGCATGCGCGCCGGCCGGAGCGCGTCCGCGGTCGGTGACGCCGCGACGCGGGCGGCGGTGCGAGCGATCGTCTATGTCATCGTCGCGGACGGCATCTTCGCGGTCGTGTTCCATGTCCTCGGCATCTAG
- a CDS encoding ATP-binding cassette domain-containing protein: protein MSSSRTASSRSCSMSSASSNAHIRVDGLTMAYGSFVIMRDLTFEVARGSVFVIMGGSGCGKSTLLRHLIGLNAPTAGTIFYGEENFSTAPPDARERMLRRFGVLYQAGALFSSLTLAQNVMLPLGEYTDLAPREMRDVAALKLALVGLRGFEDYYPSQISGGMQKRAGLARAIALDPEVLFFDEPSAGLDPISSRRLDELILELRESLGATIVVVTHELPSIFTIADDSVFLDADSRTMIASGAPKELLARSTDPRVREFLTRGAEGSHHG, encoded by the coding sequence ATGTCATCGTCGCGGACGGCATCTTCGCGGTCGTGTTCCATGTCCTCGGCATCTAGCAACGCCCACATCCGCGTCGACGGACTCACGATGGCGTACGGCAGCTTCGTGATCATGCGCGACCTCACGTTCGAGGTCGCTCGCGGGTCGGTGTTCGTGATCATGGGCGGCAGCGGCTGCGGCAAGAGCACGCTGCTCCGCCACCTGATCGGGCTCAACGCACCCACCGCGGGCACGATCTTCTACGGCGAGGAGAACTTCTCCACCGCGCCGCCCGACGCGCGCGAGCGGATGCTCCGGCGCTTCGGCGTCCTCTACCAGGCGGGCGCGCTGTTCAGCTCGCTCACGCTGGCACAGAACGTGATGCTGCCGCTCGGGGAGTACACGGACCTCGCGCCCCGCGAGATGCGCGACGTGGCCGCGCTCAAGCTGGCGCTGGTCGGGCTCCGGGGGTTCGAGGACTACTACCCGTCGCAGATCAGCGGCGGCATGCAGAAGCGGGCCGGCCTGGCGCGCGCGATCGCGCTCGACCCGGAGGTGCTGTTCTTCGACGAGCCGTCGGCTGGGCTCGACCCGATCAGCTCCCGCCGGCTCGACGAGCTGATCCTCGAGCTGCGCGAGAGCCTCGGCGCGACCATCGTGGTCGTCACCCATGAGCTCCCGAGCATCTTCACGATCGCCGACGACAGCGTCTTCCTCGACGCCGACAGCCGTACGATGATCGCTTCCGGCGCGCCGAAGGAGCTGCTCGCGCGCTCGACCGACCCGCGCGTGCGGGAGTTCCTCACGCGCGGGGCAGAAGGGAGCCATCATGGGTAA
- a CDS encoding MCE family protein, producing the protein MGKRVNPAVIGAFVIGALVLGVVAITIWGSGRLFEKAYNYVCYFPGSVNGLNIGAPVKFRGVQVGQVTDVRLRYAQVRGDPRIPVFLKLDEDRLRELGAERAPTREVLREFISNGLRARLQALSIVTGVLYVDFDLLPGSRLDLVQREDAPVPELPTLPTALEEMTKSVSDVLAELRAVDFEAIGKGVNDVIANVNGIVKKPELHAAVDQLPGLVESAKDLVGDLRAHTGPLATSAQGTVDEARRAAESARAALDDVHTLLAPDGPLAVEATRTVSDLGRAARALSDLADYLERNPNAVVFGRAKDER; encoded by the coding sequence ATGGGTAAACGCGTGAACCCCGCCGTCATCGGCGCGTTCGTGATCGGTGCGCTCGTGCTCGGCGTCGTGGCGATTACCATCTGGGGCTCCGGACGCCTGTTCGAGAAGGCGTACAACTATGTCTGCTACTTCCCGGGCTCGGTGAACGGCCTGAACATCGGTGCCCCAGTCAAGTTCCGCGGCGTGCAGGTCGGCCAGGTGACGGATGTCCGCCTGCGCTACGCGCAGGTGCGCGGCGATCCGCGCATCCCGGTGTTCCTGAAGCTCGACGAGGACCGGCTGCGCGAGCTCGGCGCCGAGCGCGCCCCGACGCGCGAGGTACTCCGGGAGTTCATCTCCAACGGCCTCCGGGCGCGGCTGCAGGCGCTCAGCATCGTGACCGGCGTGCTGTACGTCGATTTCGACCTGCTCCCGGGAAGTCGGCTCGACCTCGTGCAGCGCGAGGACGCGCCCGTTCCGGAGCTTCCGACCCTGCCGACCGCACTCGAGGAGATGACGAAGTCCGTCAGCGATGTGCTCGCCGAGCTCCGGGCGGTGGACTTCGAGGCGATCGGCAAGGGGGTCAACGACGTGATCGCCAACGTCAACGGGATCGTGAAGAAGCCCGAGCTCCATGCAGCTGTCGACCAGCTTCCCGGGCTGGTCGAGTCGGCGAAGGACCTCGTGGGTGATCTCCGGGCGCACACCGGACCGCTCGCGACGAGCGCGCAGGGGACCGTGGACGAGGCCCGGCGCGCGGCGGAGTCCGCGCGCGCGGCGCTCGACGACGTCCATACGCTGCTCGCTCCGGACGGGCCGCTCGCGGTCGAGGCGACGCGAACGGTCAGCGATCTCGGGCGCGCGGCGCGCGCGCTCAGCGACCTCGCCGACTACCTCGAGCGCAACCCGAACGCGGTCGTCTTCGGCCGCGCGAAGGACGAGCGATGA
- a CDS encoding membrane integrity-associated transporter subunit PqiC, whose protein sequence is MTRRARDLVLAISMVAGCGLGARPDRSRFFTLAPLGPEELATVPAGKLEMSLGLGPIVFPGYLDRMSVVRRTQANEIAISTFDRWAEPLREAFRTTLQQNLVGLLGTPRVVLYPWQRTERPELAIDVVVLRFEATETGDADVAAQWHVVRVADGAVLVGRTSRIEERAGGADTDAAVAALSRALGGLSREIATAVRDQQAAGHDRPWGRPGA, encoded by the coding sequence ATGACGCGGCGTGCGCGCGACCTCGTCCTGGCGATCTCGATGGTGGCCGGGTGCGGGCTCGGGGCGCGGCCCGATCGTTCGCGGTTCTTCACGCTCGCCCCGCTTGGCCCCGAAGAGCTCGCGACCGTGCCCGCGGGCAAACTCGAGATGAGTCTCGGCCTCGGGCCGATCGTCTTCCCCGGCTATCTCGACCGCATGTCGGTGGTGCGCCGGACGCAAGCGAACGAGATCGCGATCTCGACGTTCGATCGCTGGGCCGAACCGCTCCGCGAGGCATTCCGGACGACGCTGCAGCAGAACCTCGTCGGCCTCCTCGGGACGCCGCGGGTCGTCCTGTACCCCTGGCAGCGGACCGAGCGCCCCGAGCTGGCGATCGACGTCGTGGTGCTCCGCTTCGAGGCGACGGAGACCGGCGACGCCGACGTCGCGGCGCAGTGGCACGTCGTGCGGGTGGCGGACGGCGCCGTGCTCGTCGGACGGACGTCGCGGATCGAGGAGCGGGCAGGCGGAGCCGACACCGACGCAGCGGTCGCGGCCCTGAGCCGCGCGCTCGGCGGGCTCAGCCGCGAGATCGCGACGGCCGTCCGCGACCAGCAGGCGGCCGGCCACGACCGGCCGTGGGGACGCCCTGGTGCATGA
- a CDS encoding tetratricopeptide repeat protein produces MKSWGIDRLARRSDRGTRRGRSPRDVRHVGGPLAAARWLRGALLVAGLAAAAAVAWPWLRHAEAPPAERSSYVRNDLCLQCHPAQAKDWAISHHFQAMAPATEVTVLGDFTGAEFERDGVVSRFFRRDGKFVVHTDGPDGAVADFDVAYTFGVHPLQQYLIAQPGGRFQALAIAWDTQRRRWFHLYPDEKTPAGDVLHWTGRYQSWNAMCASCHSTNLRKNYDPGTDRYATTWSEINVSCQSCHGPGEPHVAWARSKTARRAQDDGLIDLQGGAEREIEVCAACHSRRSELVAAPVPGEPLYDDYLPALLNADLYHADGQQLGEVYEYGSFRQSRMYQAGVRCTDCHDPHRLTLVAEGNALCLRCHQAEPDTRRFPGLRAKSYDSPAHHFHSPGSPGALCVNCHMPARNYMVIDARRDHAIRIPRPDLTVKIGTPNACSGCHADRTPEWAADAVARWYGADRRHEAHYGEVLAAGRAGRRGAEEALVNLAQDSSEPAIVRATALDLLRHYGPASVPASVAGTRNPDPAVRTAAVAGLERIPPEERASLVAPLLRDPVRAVRIEAARVLSSVPSDRLDASQRQADERVVGEFIVAQTAALDLPGPHLNLAVLYENQGRHVLAEEHYRSALRLDPDFTPARLNLARLLNELGRNPDAERVLRDGIARVPDQGELQYSLGLLLGEEDRLPEAAAALGRAADLMPTRARVRYNEALALQRLGRRAEAEAAFVKAEKIDPEDPEIAYALAVLYAQGNDWSRARDAAARLAALSPGNPRVQELLDRIRRRSP; encoded by the coding sequence ATGAAGAGCTGGGGGATCGACCGTTTGGCGCGCCGTTCGGATCGCGGAACCCGGCGCGGACGGAGTCCGAGGGACGTCCGCCACGTGGGCGGACCTTTGGCTGCGGCCCGTTGGCTGAGAGGCGCGTTGCTCGTCGCCGGCCTTGCAGCTGCGGCGGCCGTTGCATGGCCATGGCTCCGTCACGCGGAGGCACCGCCCGCGGAGCGCAGCTCCTACGTCCGCAACGACCTCTGCCTCCAATGTCATCCGGCGCAAGCGAAGGACTGGGCAATCTCGCATCACTTCCAGGCCATGGCGCCCGCGACCGAGGTGACCGTGCTCGGCGACTTCACCGGAGCGGAGTTCGAGCGGGACGGCGTCGTTTCGCGCTTCTTCCGCCGCGACGGGAAGTTCGTCGTCCACACCGACGGACCCGACGGAGCCGTCGCCGACTTCGACGTCGCCTACACCTTCGGCGTCCATCCGCTCCAGCAGTACCTCATCGCGCAGCCCGGCGGCCGGTTCCAGGCGCTCGCGATCGCGTGGGACACGCAGCGTCGACGCTGGTTCCACCTCTACCCCGACGAGAAGACGCCGGCCGGTGACGTGCTCCACTGGACCGGCCGCTACCAGAGCTGGAACGCGATGTGTGCCTCGTGTCACTCGACCAATCTGCGGAAGAACTACGACCCGGGTACCGACCGCTACGCAACCACGTGGTCCGAGATCAACGTGAGCTGTCAGTCGTGCCACGGTCCTGGTGAACCACACGTCGCCTGGGCCCGCTCAAAGACGGCTCGGCGCGCGCAGGACGACGGACTCATCGATCTCCAAGGAGGCGCGGAACGCGAGATCGAGGTCTGTGCCGCGTGCCACTCGCGTCGATCGGAGCTGGTCGCCGCGCCGGTGCCCGGCGAGCCGCTCTACGACGACTACCTGCCCGCGCTGCTCAACGCCGACCTCTACCACGCCGACGGCCAGCAGCTCGGTGAGGTGTACGAATACGGCTCCTTCCGGCAGAGCCGGATGTACCAGGCCGGTGTCCGCTGCACCGACTGCCACGATCCGCACCGCCTGACGCTGGTCGCGGAGGGCAACGCGCTCTGCCTGCGATGCCACCAAGCGGAGCCGGACACGCGGCGGTTCCCCGGCCTTCGCGCGAAGTCCTACGACTCACCGGCCCACCACTTCCACTCTCCCGGCTCGCCAGGCGCGCTCTGCGTCAACTGCCACATGCCCGCGCGGAACTACATGGTGATCGACGCGCGTCGCGATCACGCCATCCGGATCCCGCGCCCCGATCTCACGGTGAAGATCGGAACGCCGAATGCGTGCTCGGGGTGCCACGCCGACCGGACGCCCGAGTGGGCCGCCGATGCGGTCGCGCGCTGGTACGGCGCCGACCGGCGTCACGAGGCGCACTACGGCGAGGTGCTGGCGGCGGGACGCGCGGGCCGGCGAGGGGCCGAGGAGGCCCTCGTGAACCTGGCCCAGGATTCCTCGGAACCTGCAATCGTGCGCGCCACGGCGCTGGACCTCCTCCGGCACTACGGGCCCGCGAGCGTTCCGGCGAGCGTCGCGGGCACGCGCAATCCCGACCCCGCGGTGCGGACCGCCGCCGTGGCCGGCCTCGAGCGCATCCCTCCGGAGGAGCGTGCGTCGCTCGTCGCCCCGTTGCTCCGCGATCCGGTGCGCGCCGTCCGTATCGAGGCGGCGCGTGTGCTTTCCTCGGTGCCGTCCGATCGTCTCGACGCGTCGCAGCGCCAGGCGGACGAGCGGGTGGTCGGGGAGTTCATCGTCGCCCAGACTGCCGCCCTCGATCTGCCGGGTCCGCACCTGAACCTCGCGGTGCTGTACGAGAACCAGGGTAGGCATGTGCTCGCGGAGGAACACTACCGGAGCGCGCTTCGGCTCGACCCGGACTTCACTCCGGCGCGGTTGAACCTCGCCCGTCTGCTGAATGAACTCGGCCGGAACCCGGATGCCGAGCGCGTCCTCCGGGACGGAATCGCGCGCGTCCCCGACCAGGGCGAGCTCCAGTACTCACTCGGCCTGCTGCTCGGCGAGGAGGACCGTCTACCCGAGGCGGCGGCCGCGCTCGGCCGCGCCGCCGACCTCATGCCGACGCGTGCCCGGGTGCGATACAACGAGGCCCTCGCGCTCCAGCGCCTCGGCCGGCGTGCGGAGGCGGAGGCGGCATTCGTGAAGGCCGAGAAGATCGATCCGGAAGATCCCGAGATCGCATACGCGCTCGCCGTCCTGTACGCGCAGGGGAACGACTGGTCGCGCGCGCGAGATGCGGCGGCGAGGCTCGCGGCGCTATCCCCCGGTAACCCGCGGGTGCAGGAGCTGCTCGACCGCATCCGTCGGCGGTCACCCTAG